Proteins from a genomic interval of Zingiber officinale cultivar Zhangliang chromosome 1B, Zo_v1.1, whole genome shotgun sequence:
- the LOC121977220 gene encoding protein RDM1-like isoform X4, translating into MKRAAPWEKSLEISSDDSSGSESEDGAPRKKSPTKDGGPQSKDYMSKGSLIRRAEMYQEYMGQLHIPSKLGSVVPYTSWQGLAKSLKQLYGQPLHYLTNILMKQWDESRVGHDKENRHLDTIIHPSKAEALIWVTEEVHRSTTSHHYLAKLWASDPMYHIHIDPI; encoded by the exons ATGAAGAGAGCGGCTCCATGGGAAAAATCGTTGGAAATATCTTCAGATGATTCGTCTGGCTCAGAATCTGAAGATGGAGCACCAAGAAAAAAGTCACCTACAAAAGATGGAGGTCCTCAATCCAAAGATTATATGTCAAAAG GTTCACTTATCAGAAGGGCAGAGATGTATCAGGAATACATGGGACAACTACACATTCCTTCTAAATTGGGCTCTGTCGTTCCTTACACTTCATGGCAGGGATTGGCCAAATCTTTGAAACAGTTATATGGACAGCCATTACACTATCTCACTAACATACTAATGAAACAATGGGATGAGTCTAGGGTTGGCCACGATAAGGAAAACCGACATTTAGATACCATCATTCATCCTTCCAAAGCTGAGGCCCTTATCTGGGTCACAGAAGAAGTCCACAGATCTACCACATCGCATCATTATTTAGCCAAGCTTTGGGCTTCTGATCCCATGTATCACATCCATATTGATCCTATCTAA
- the LOC121977220 gene encoding protein RDM1-like isoform X3 has translation MKRAAPWEKSLEISSDDSSGSESEDGAPRKKSPTKDGGPQSKDYMSKGSSSRGSLIRRAEMYQEYMGQLHIPSKLGSVVPYTSWQGLAKSLKQLYGQPLHYLTNILMKQWDESRVGHDKENRHLDTIIHPSKAEALIWVTEEVHRSTTSHHYLAKLWASDPMYHIHIDPI, from the exons ATGAAGAGAGCGGCTCCATGGGAAAAATCGTTGGAAATATCTTCAGATGATTCGTCTGGCTCAGAATCTGAAGATGGAGCACCAAGAAAAAAGTCACCTACAAAAGATGGAGGTCCTCAATCCAAAGATTATATGTCAAAAGGTTCGTCTTCTAGAG GTTCACTTATCAGAAGGGCAGAGATGTATCAGGAATACATGGGACAACTACACATTCCTTCTAAATTGGGCTCTGTCGTTCCTTACACTTCATGGCAGGGATTGGCCAAATCTTTGAAACAGTTATATGGACAGCCATTACACTATCTCACTAACATACTAATGAAACAATGGGATGAGTCTAGGGTTGGCCACGATAAGGAAAACCGACATTTAGATACCATCATTCATCCTTCCAAAGCTGAGGCCCTTATCTGGGTCACAGAAGAAGTCCACAGATCTACCACATCGCATCATTATTTAGCCAAGCTTTGGGCTTCTGATCCCATGTATCACATCCATATTGATCCTATCTAA
- the LOC121977220 gene encoding uncharacterized protein LOC121977220 isoform X1: MKRAAPWEKSLEISSDDSSGSESEDGAPRKKSPTKDGGPQSKDYMSKGSSSRELDSKKKKPGGLNFEALSKHGYRGGPSILKVPPPRINDKEQDWSWSTGRGSDASKSITEESFEEREHTRAIVAQGEKLLNVSTSQQSDKKDKNLSFSQKEKRKRDLGQASRGKSYVEEEKRLLRESGIYSGFDS, encoded by the exons ATGAAGAGAGCGGCTCCATGGGAAAAATCGTTGGAAATATCTTCAGATGATTCGTCTGGCTCAGAATCTGAAGATGGAGCACCAAGAAAAAAGTCACCTACAAAAGATGGAGGTCCTCAATCCAAAGATTATATGTCAAAAGGTTCGTCTTCTAGAG AACTCGACtccaaaaagaagaaacctggtggATTGAACTTTGAAGCTTTAAGCAAGCATGGTTATCGTGGTGGACCTTCTATCTTAAAGGTGCCTCCCCCAAGGATCAATGATAAAGAGCAAGACTGGTCATGGTCAACCGGCAGAGGATCTGACGCATCCAAAAGTATCACAGAAGAATCATTTGAAGAGCGGGAGCACACCAGAGCTATTGTAGCTCAAGGTGAGAAGCTGTTGAATGTTTCAACCAGCCAGCAGTCTGACAAGAAAGACAAAAACTTATCGTTCTCACAAAAGGAGAAGCGCAAAAGGGATCTTGGTCAGGCCAGCAGGGGGAAGAGCTACGTCGAAGAGGAAAAGAGGCTATTGCGTGAGAGTGGCATCTATTCTGGCTTTGATTCATGA
- the LOC121977220 gene encoding uncharacterized protein LOC121977220 isoform X2: MKRAAPWEKSLEISSDDSSGSESEDGAPRKKSPTKDGGPQSKDYMSKELDSKKKKPGGLNFEALSKHGYRGGPSILKVPPPRINDKEQDWSWSTGRGSDASKSITEESFEEREHTRAIVAQGEKLLNVSTSQQSDKKDKNLSFSQKEKRKRDLGQASRGKSYVEEEKRLLRESGIYSGFDS; the protein is encoded by the exons ATGAAGAGAGCGGCTCCATGGGAAAAATCGTTGGAAATATCTTCAGATGATTCGTCTGGCTCAGAATCTGAAGATGGAGCACCAAGAAAAAAGTCACCTACAAAAGATGGAGGTCCTCAATCCAAAGATTATATGTCAAAAG AACTCGACtccaaaaagaagaaacctggtggATTGAACTTTGAAGCTTTAAGCAAGCATGGTTATCGTGGTGGACCTTCTATCTTAAAGGTGCCTCCCCCAAGGATCAATGATAAAGAGCAAGACTGGTCATGGTCAACCGGCAGAGGATCTGACGCATCCAAAAGTATCACAGAAGAATCATTTGAAGAGCGGGAGCACACCAGAGCTATTGTAGCTCAAGGTGAGAAGCTGTTGAATGTTTCAACCAGCCAGCAGTCTGACAAGAAAGACAAAAACTTATCGTTCTCACAAAAGGAGAAGCGCAAAAGGGATCTTGGTCAGGCCAGCAGGGGGAAGAGCTACGTCGAAGAGGAAAAGAGGCTATTGCGTGAGAGTGGCATCTATTCTGGCTTTGATTCATGA